The genomic interval CGGATCGTGGTACGACTGGTCCCCGGCGCCGAGATCGATCACCGCACCGCCGTCGTCGGACTGGCGGACCGCGTCGGCCTCCCAGTCCAGATCGGACGGAGGATCGTCCAGACGGACCGCGAAGCTGGAGTCTGCCAGACCGGAGCGTCCGGAGAGAGGATAGCCGAAGTCACGCAGCGTGCCGTCGGGCGCGACGTGAAGCAAGCGTCCGCCGGCCCCACAGAACAGGCCGGCGGTGGTGCGCCGCTCGCCGGGGAACCGAGTCGGGTGATCTCGGTTCCGCTTGTGGTCATCGAGTGCGTCACGAAGTCGCATGTTTCGATCGGAAGGGGCCCGAGACATAATTCTTGTTGTAATCGTATTTCATTCGTTCACAGATCCGGAACGCTCAAGAACCGGGCGGAATCGAACTCGCCCATGACCGAATCCGCGGACGCCGATTCTCACGACGGTACTCGTCCGATGGGGGATCCCGCTGATCCGACGCATCACCCGGGTCCACCGCGCACGACCAGCGTCGGCGAGTCGATCGAACTCGCGCCCCGAAACCTCGACGACCTCGTCGACGTGGGTCCAGACGGCGCGGCGACCGAGCGCGACGGCCACGGCCTGTTCTCGTGGTCGATCGTCGACGCGCCGGCCGACAGCGAGGCGTCTCTGGAACACGGTGATGTCCCCGGGCGCGATGCGGGCGCCGACACCGCTGTCGTCCAGTTCGCGCCAGATGTACCAGGTACCTATCAGATCGAGATGACCGCCCCCGACAGCGTCCACGAGCAGACGGTTCGCGCGTACCCGGACGAGCGCGAGGATGTGACCCTGCGCGTCGCGAAGGCGGACTTCGACGCGCCGACTGCGCGGGTGACGCCCGACCGGGTCTCCGTCGCGGGGCCGTTCAACGACTGGAGCGTCGCCGAGGTTCGGCCGTACGACGACGGCGACTTCCTGGCGTTGGACGTGCGTCTTCCGCCCGGTGAACACATCTATTCGTTCGCGCTCGACGACCAACTCGGCGAGGGAACGATGGGGGAGCTGAGGGTTTCGGGCCCGGGTCGCCCTCGCCTCCACCTCGATGCGACCGTCGACGGCGACGAGGTCGTCGTGTCCGTGGACGCAGAGGCGGCGCCGGCGGGTCCCGATCCTGAAACCACGCCTGCAGGCGCACAACCAAGCGTCGAGTGGCTGTTCGACGGTCGCGACGGTCTCAGCGTCGACCACGAGGCGGTCGCGATCGACGGCGAAACGCTCAGAGTCGAGCGAACGGCGCTACCTGACGACGGTGTCGCGCGTGTCCACGCGGTTCCCGTCGCCGACCGCTACGGCGTGATGGACACAGTGGAACTGTCGGGTGCCGGCGATGACGACGCCGGCGATATCAGGGACGGAGTCGACGATACCGAGGACGCTCCGGTCGCGACGCGACCGAATGACCCGCCGGCGTGGGCGGAGTCACCGACGATCTACGAGGTGTTCGTCAGGTCGTTCGCGGGGGAAACGCCGCGGACGACGTTCCGAGAGATCGAGCGGCGGGTCCCGTATATCGACTCGTTGCACGTCGATGTGCTGTGGCTCACCCCCGTCCTCCAGAGTCCGACGACCCACGGCTACCACATCACTGACTTCACCAGGACCGCGGACGACCTCGGCACGCGCGAGGAGTTCGAGTCGCTCGTCGAGACGTGCCACGACCACGGTATCCGGGTCGTCTTCGATCTGGTGATCAACCACACCTCGCGGGACCACCCGGCGTTCCAGCAGCACTCGGCGGGCGTCGACGCGTTCGCAGAGCAGTACCCCCGTCGGCCGCCCGAGGAGAACCCCTCCGACGTGGAGTGGGCCGGCGAGGGGACGCCGTCGTTCCGCTTCAACTGGGTGCGGATCCCCGACGTGAACTACGACTCGCCGACCGTCCGCGCGTGGATGCTCTCGGTGATCGACGAGTGGGCCGGCGTTGTCGACGGCTTCCGGTGTGACGTGGCGTGGGGCGTTCCCCACGGCTTCTGGAAGGAGGCGGCTGAGCGGCTCCGCCGCTCGGACCCAGAGTTCCTCCTGCTCGACGAGACGATCCCGCGGGACCCGTTCATGCACGAGGCCGAGTTCCACATGCACTACGACACGACGCTGTACGACGCGCTCCGCCGCGTCGGCTCGGGCGACGCTGATGCCGACGCCGTCCTCGACGCCGTCGACGCCTCCGCAGTACAGGGGTTCCCCCGCGCGGCCGTCCAGATGCGGTACGTCGAGAACCACGACGAGGACCGCTACCGAGCGGAGTGCGGACCCGAGGCGCTGCGGGCGGCGGCGGCGGCGACGTTCACGCTGCCGGGTGCGCCGATGCTGTACTACGGACAGGAGCGCGGCATGACCGACTACCGCGGCGAAATGTCGTGGCACGACGGCGACACCGAACTCACCGACTACCACCGCCGACTCGCCGCCGCCCGACGCGAGCACGACGCGCTGCGCGACGGCGACGTCATCCGACTCCACTACGAGGTTCGGGGCGAGTCCGGCAGGACAGGAACGGGGAGCGGAGGCGGTCTCGGGATCGTCGGCGGAGAAGATGACGGAGCGGCCGGTGTCGCCGGCGCGGGCGCGGTCACGGCGTACGTTCGCGAGTCCGCCGACGAGCGACTCGCGGTCGTGTTGAACTTCGGCGGCGGCGAAGCGACCGTCGAACTCTCGGAACCGGTCGACACGACGGATCTGCTTACCGGGCACGACGTCGCTGTAGAGATCACCGGCGACGACGCTGACCTGGGAGCCGAGGAGAGCGCTGCCGACGGTTCGAACAACTCGACCAGCGTGATCTGCGTCGCCGACGCGGTCGTCTGTCGGCTGCAATAGTCACTCGGGAATAACCGGTTGGAAACTCGATGGGAGCGGGCTGCTGCACCCCTCCGCCAAGGACGCTGGATACCATAATCGACCCGAATGCCCCGGTATGATCATCCTACTGCATCCGTCTGGCCAGCGGATGGCTTGGCCGGGCCGCCTGTTGCTCGCCGACCGCGCGATCCCCTGCGGGGAAGTCTGGGGAAACAACGCGCTGAGTGTCCTCGAAAGCGCTGTCGGCTAAAGCGTGCGGTCTACGGCGATCTGGCGGTGGACGAGGCGATCACCGGCGGCGAGTGTTCAGGCTCGGTTGGTGATCGAACCTGCTTTTCCGTGTCGGACCGAAGCCGACTGCATGCACGATGCGGAGGACAACGCCCCCGAGCGAGACGCCGGCGACGCCGCCGCTGCCGATCGAACCGGCGAGGCGGACCAAACGGTCGAGGAACTCGTCGAGTACTGCCGCGTCCAAGCGGGGCTCCTCGCGGGTCGCGTCGAGACGATGGCAGCGGAGGCGAGCGACCGCATCGACGAGATCGATGAGGGGATCGCCGCTTTGCGCGCCGATCTCGACGCCACCGACGCCCACGAGGAGACGGGCGCGAGCGGCGCCGGCGACGATGCCGGTGCCGAGGCGTCGGGAGACGACCCAGAGCGGACGGCCGGAGACGTCGGTGACGAGGTAGCGAACCTCTCGGAGGCGGAGTCCGACCTCCAGCGCAAACAGGCGATGGTCGAGGCGACCGAGTCGCGGATGCGGCTGTTTCAGGAGCTGGCAACGGCGTACATCGAACTCGCCGACGGCCTGATCGACGAACTAGAGTCGGGCGAAGCCGACCCGGACGAGGCGGTCTCGCGCGTCGTCTCGTTCGAGGCCGAACGCGACGCCCCCGCGTACTTCGAGGAGCGCGAGACGCTCGTCGAGGTGGCCGCCGAGTCGACCGGCGACTCGATCGCCGAGGAGTGAATGCGGTCGGCGTCGGTGTCGATCCGGGGACGAAACCCATGTCGACGACGAGGACACAGACCGGGAACTATACGGTCCCCCGCGGGTCTGTGTGAGCCATGACCACGGGCCCCGACGACCTCCCGGACGCCGCCGCGACCGGCGACGTCGACGTGGAGGGGCTGTTGAAGCGGTTCGGCCTCTCGGACAAGGAGGTGGACACCTACCTCACCCTCCTCGAACACGGCGAGGCGAAGGCGAGCACCGTCGCGGAGGCCGCGGGCGTCTCCAAGCGGTACGTGTACAGCGCGAGCGAGGAACTGGAGGCGCGCGGGTTCGTCACCGTCAACGACCACGTCACCCCGACGACGATCCGCGCGAACCCTCCCGGCGAGGTCGTCGACCGACTCGCGACCGACGCGCAGTCGATGCGGCCGGCGCTGGAGGCGAGATTCTCGAGGACAGAGTCGGTGACCGAGCCGTTCGAGGTAGTGAAATCCCGCGTCACAGTCGTCAAGCGGATCCGGCGGGCGATCGGCGAGGCGACCGCGGAGGTGACGCTCTCGTTCCCGCTGGACCGACTCGACGAGGTCGCCGACGACCTTCGGGCGGCAGCGGACCGAGGCGTGCTCGTCCTGCTGATCGTGACGGGAGTCGACGAGCCGAACGACGGACTCTCGCGGGACCTCACGGGCGTCGCCAGCGCGGCGCGCGCGTGGGGCCAGCCGATGCCGTCGATGCTCACTGTGGATAACCGCACTGGCGTCGTCGCGCCCCCCGAGATGATCGAGCGGTCAAACAGCGGAAAGCAAGGAATCGTCTTCAGTCAGCAACAGCTCGCACCGGTCATCGTCGGCTCGTTCA from Halobaculum halobium carries:
- a CDS encoding TrmB family transcriptional regulator, producing the protein MTTGPDDLPDAAATGDVDVEGLLKRFGLSDKEVDTYLTLLEHGEAKASTVAEAAGVSKRYVYSASEELEARGFVTVNDHVTPTTIRANPPGEVVDRLATDAQSMRPALEARFSRTESVTEPFEVVKSRVTVVKRIRRAIGEATAEVTLSFPLDRLDEVADDLRAAADRGVLVLLIVTGVDEPNDGLSRDLTGVASAARAWGQPMPSMLTVDNRTGVVAPPEMIERSNSGKQGIVFSQQQLAPVIVGSFIGNYWPAAAEMVVADPAPLPASYTNFRQAVFQAELHRRSDDTVRAHVDGRLIDGGEAVEVTGEVIDVSQGLVAPATNDFPVQHTLTLDVDGERVTVGGPGAFVEDIEADEVELSTPAE
- a CDS encoding alpha-amylase family glycosyl hydrolase, which gives rise to MTESADADSHDGTRPMGDPADPTHHPGPPRTTSVGESIELAPRNLDDLVDVGPDGAATERDGHGLFSWSIVDAPADSEASLEHGDVPGRDAGADTAVVQFAPDVPGTYQIEMTAPDSVHEQTVRAYPDEREDVTLRVAKADFDAPTARVTPDRVSVAGPFNDWSVAEVRPYDDGDFLALDVRLPPGEHIYSFALDDQLGEGTMGELRVSGPGRPRLHLDATVDGDEVVVSVDAEAAPAGPDPETTPAGAQPSVEWLFDGRDGLSVDHEAVAIDGETLRVERTALPDDGVARVHAVPVADRYGVMDTVELSGAGDDDAGDIRDGVDDTEDAPVATRPNDPPAWAESPTIYEVFVRSFAGETPRTTFREIERRVPYIDSLHVDVLWLTPVLQSPTTHGYHITDFTRTADDLGTREEFESLVETCHDHGIRVVFDLVINHTSRDHPAFQQHSAGVDAFAEQYPRRPPEENPSDVEWAGEGTPSFRFNWVRIPDVNYDSPTVRAWMLSVIDEWAGVVDGFRCDVAWGVPHGFWKEAAERLRRSDPEFLLLDETIPRDPFMHEAEFHMHYDTTLYDALRRVGSGDADADAVLDAVDASAVQGFPRAAVQMRYVENHDEDRYRAECGPEALRAAAAATFTLPGAPMLYYGQERGMTDYRGEMSWHDGDTELTDYHRRLAAARREHDALRDGDVIRLHYEVRGESGRTGTGSGGGLGIVGGEDDGAAGVAGAGAVTAYVRESADERLAVVLNFGGGEATVELSEPVDTTDLLTGHDVAVEITGDDADLGAEESAADGSNNSTSVICVADAVVCRLQ